A window from Parus major isolate Abel chromosome 27, Parus_major1.1, whole genome shotgun sequence encodes these proteins:
- the IGFBP4 gene encoding insulin-like growth factor-binding protein 4 isoform X2 codes for MTLCPAANIWGGSLAALLEQAGMPSAAFWDWPLGRLTFLFQEFLLSCLGGGRAPQQSSAPLPAVAPGAAPGVAGAQHRPGAPTATAAPQRQILEGTGGVLGLVGCVSQGQLPEKEEIDHPNNSFSPCSIHDRKCLQKQQAKRVNNGNKMRSSGSPHHREDTRVMAQGSCQSELHRALERLAASQTRTHEDLYVIPIPNCDRNGNFHPKQCHPALDGQRGKCWCVDRKTGVKLPGFLELKGDLDCHQLADSM; via the exons ATGACGCTCTGTCCAGCTGCCAACATCTGGGGCGGCAGCTTGGCTGCGCTCCTGGAGCAGGCGGGGATGCCAAGTGCCGCCTTTTGGGATTGGCCCCTCGGGAGATTAACTTTCTTATTCcaggaatttcttctttcatgtcTTGGCGGGGGCCGTGCCCCGCAGCAGAGCTCGGCTCCACTCCCGGCTGTGGCGCCCGGTGCTGCCCCGGGCGTGGCGGGGGCTCAGCACCGCCCCGGTGCCCCCActgccactgcagctcctcagaggcAGATTTTGGAGGGCACTGGGGGTGTCCTGGGGCTGGTTGGCTGTGTGTCCCAGGGTCAGCTTCCAG agaaggaggagaTCGACCACCCCAACAACAGCTTCAGCCCCTGCAGCATCCATGACCGCAAGtgcctgcagaagcagcaggcgAAGAGGGTCAACAACGGCAACAAGATGCGCAGCAGTGGGAGCCCTCACCACCGCGAGGACACGCGGGTCATG gcacAGGGCTCGTGCCAGAGTGAGCTGCACCGGGCGCTGGAGAGGCTGGCAGCCTCGCAGACCCGGACACATGAGGACCTGTATGTCATCCCCATCCCCAACTGCGACCGCAACGGCAACTTCCACCCCAAGCAG TGTCACCCGGCGCTGGATGGGCAGCGGGGCAAGTGCTGGTGTGTGGACCGCAAGACGGGAGTGAAGCTGCCGGGCTTCCTGGAGCTGAAGGGGGACTTGGACTGTCACCAGCTGGCGGACAGCATGTGA